The following are encoded together in the Phragmites australis chromosome 19, lpPhrAust1.1, whole genome shotgun sequence genome:
- the LOC133900617 gene encoding wall-associated receptor kinase 2-like: MKHIELEAMTQVLWFLLTFTLMISHLVVPPVVAAGSDETAPSPTMLGPEPGCSRRCGDVDVPYPFGIGDDVCCSWQGDFSLTCNNSFDPPKLYLGDFEVTSISLDTGEIGVFSAVSYVCYNLFNRTKLEDISSLSFSGSPYLISPTRNVFTAIGCSTEAFLHGREDASYFTGCISTCLSLDDAAHDGDECAGLGCCQTPIPANLSTIEVDWGNGNGTLVSSAWSYSPCSYAFVSEKAGMYNFSRQHFSPIGNLNSFASRFGVGTETIVPLVLDWAIRSGGSCPLPPENGGASAKPTASACVSAHSYCVNATQGSGYLCNCSKGYTGNPYVTNGCTNINECELRRSYPERYEKQYPCGSGSTCHDTQGDYTCKCKFGYKGDGKSDKGCEIIFPGYAIAIAVTFIFAILACLAITEFKRRDKRKHFDKNGGTLLKSVGITIFTKGQLKRITNGYKKPIGQGAFGKVYMGTIDGSQQVAVKCPIAKGDAIGKDEFVKEITFQFQIRHANLVRLIGCCLETNVPILVFEFVPNGSLYDVLHGANKMSVLSLLMRLDIAIGSAEALAYMHSPGGQNHVHGDVKSGNILLDHNLMPKVSDFGSSKLLSMGMYSRSVIADMSYLDPVYMKTGRFTEKSDVYSFGVVLLELITRKTAKYDGNRSLPIDFVMSSKDEGNRRGMYDRDILFSGDAQSHVYMECLDRIGELAVRCLKEYVEERPTMVEVVEELKQVKVRACGG; this comes from the exons ATGAAACACATAGAACTAGAAGCCATGACACAAGTGCTGTGGTTTCTCCTTACGTTCACCCTGATGATTTCCCATCTGGTGGTGCCGCCTGTGGTAGCCGCTGGCTCCGATGAAACGGCGCCGTCGCCGACGATGCTAGGTCCAGAGCCGGGCTGCTCTCGCAGGTGTGGCGACGTAGACGTTCCCTACCCATTCGGCATCGGCGACGATGTATGTTGTTCCTGGCAGGGCGACTTCAGCCTCACTTGCAACAATAGCTTCGACCCTCCAAAACTATACTTGGGCGACTTCGAGGTCACCAGCATCTCGTTGGACACCGGCGAGATAGGCGTATTTAGCGCTGTGTCGTACGTCTGCTACAACTTGTTTAACCGAACAAAACTCGAGGACATCTCTTCGCTCAGCTTCTCCGGCTCGCCGTATCTGATCTCGCCGACGCGCAACGTCTTCACGGCCATCGGATGCAGCACCGAGGCATTTCTGCATGGCAGGGAGGACGCGAGCTACTTCACCGGCTGCATCAGCACCTGCCTGAGCTTGGACGATGCTGCTCACGACGGCGATGAGTGCGCGGGGCTTGGCTGCTGCCAGACGCCAATTCCTGCCAACCTTAGCACGATAGAGGTCGACTGGGGCAACGGCAACGGCACCCTCGTCAGTTCTGCGTGGAGCTACAGCCCCTGTAGCTACGCCTTCGTGTCCGAGAAGGCTGGTAT GTACAACTTCAGCCGGCAACACTTCAGTCCAATTGGAAACCTTAATAGCTTTGCCAGCCGGTTTGGAGTAGGAACTGAGACAATTGTCCCGCTGGTGCTTGACTGGGCCATCAGGAGTGGTGGGTCTTGTCCGCTCCCGCCGGAAAACGGCGGCGCGTCGGCGAAACCGACAGCTTCCGCTTGTGTCAGCGCCCACAGCTACTGTGTGAACGCCACACAGGGCTCTGGGTACCTATGCAACTGCTCCAAGGGATACACGGGCAATCCCTACGTCACCAACGGATGCACAA ATATTAATGAGTGCGAGCTTCGCAGATCATATCCTGAGAGGTATGAAAAACAATATCCTTGTGGCAGCGGTAGCACATGCCATGACACACAAGGTGATTACACGTGCAAATGCAAATTCGGGTACAAAGGAGATGGTAAAAGTGACAAAGGATGTGAGATTATATTTCCAGGATACGCAATAGCAATAGCAG TAACATTCATTTTCGCCATCCTAGCGTGTTTGGCAATTACGGAGTTTAAGAGACGAGACAAGCGGAAGCATTTCGACAAAAACGGTGGCACACTACTGAAGAGCGTGGGCATTACCATCTTCACAAAGGGGCAACTGAAGAGGATTACAAATGGCTACAAAAAGCCCATTGGACAAGGTGCCTTCGGCAAGGTCTACATGGGGACCATCGATGGCTCCCAACAAGTCGCGGTTAAATGCCCCATCGCAAAAGGCGACGCGATCGGCAAGGACGAGTTCGTGAAGGAGATCACCTTCCAGTTCCAGATCAGGCACGCGAACCTGGTCCGCCTGATCGGGTGCTGCCTGGAGACGAACGTCCCCATACTGGTCTTCGAGTTCGTCCCCAATGGAAGCCTCTATGACGTGCTCCATGGCGCTAACAAGATGAGCGTGCTCTCGCTGCTGATGCGCCTGGACATTGCCATCGGCTCTGCGGAAGCTCTCGCCTACATGCACTCGCCTGGTGGCCAGAACCATGTCCATGGCGACGTCAAGTCCGGCAACATTCTCCTCGATCACAACCTCATGCCGAAAGTCTCCGACTTCGGGTCGTCCAAGCTTCTGTCCATGGGCATGTACTCCAGGTCCGTGATAGCGGATATGAGCTACCTTGACCCTGTGTACATGAAAACAGGCCGTTTCACGGAGAAGAGCGACGTCTACAGCTTTGGCGTGGTGCTCCTGGAGCTCATCACCCGGAAGACGGCCAAGTACGATGGGAACAGGAGCCTCCCCATAGACTTCGTCATGTCCTCCAAGGACGAGGGCAACAGAAGGGGGATGTATGACAGAGACATCTTGTTTTCTGGCGATGCTCAGTCTCATGTTTACATGGAATGCCTTGACAGGATTGGCGAGCTCGCTGTCCGATGTCTCAAGGAATACGTCGAGGAGAGACCCACTATGgtagaggtggtggaggagcttAAGCAAGTGAAGGTAAGAGCTTGCGGAGGCTGA